Proteins from a genomic interval of Maridesulfovibrio bastinii DSM 16055:
- the hisH gene encoding imidazole glycerol phosphate synthase subunit HisH: MLAILDYKAGNQTSVKRALTQLGIPNEITSDPEKLAHAEGIIFPGVGAAGQAMDELESEGLDELLKKLINQNKPLLGICVGCQILLDYSEENDTKALSVVPGECHLFNPSWEDYEGVTIRVPHMGWNQVDLVKDCPLFKDISPEAFFYFVHSYYPAPESKFVIGTTKYGIDFCSVHGHDGLWAVQFHPEKSGRPGLKLLSNFYDYCKEASNAV, translated from the coding sequence ATGCTGGCCATTCTAGATTATAAAGCAGGAAACCAGACCAGCGTGAAGCGTGCCCTGACTCAATTAGGCATTCCGAACGAAATCACCTCCGACCCGGAAAAACTGGCACACGCAGAAGGTATCATTTTCCCCGGTGTTGGAGCAGCAGGACAGGCCATGGACGAGCTTGAGTCCGAAGGACTCGATGAACTTCTCAAAAAACTGATCAACCAGAACAAACCTCTTCTCGGTATCTGCGTTGGATGCCAGATTCTTCTCGACTACAGCGAAGAGAACGATACCAAAGCATTGTCTGTTGTCCCCGGAGAATGTCATCTTTTCAATCCTTCATGGGAGGATTACGAAGGTGTCACAATCAGGGTCCCGCACATGGGCTGGAATCAGGTTGACCTTGTTAAGGACTGCCCTCTTTTTAAAGACATTTCCCCTGAAGCATTTTTCTATTTCGTACACAGCTACTACCCGGCACCGGAAAGTAAATTCGTAATTGGAACAACAAAATACGGCATAGACTTCTGCTCCGTCCACGGACATGACGGACTCTGGGCCGTGCAGTTCCACCCGGAAAAAAGTGGAAGACCCGGTTTGAAACTGCTCTCCAACTTCTATGATTACTGTAAGGAGGCATCAAATGCTGTGTAA
- the hisF gene encoding imidazole glycerol phosphate synthase subunit HisF → MLCKRIIPCLDVRDGRLTKGIKFKGNVDIGDPVATAKKYYEEGADEIVFYDITASSEKRGIFIDVVERVASEIFIPFSVGGGINTVEDMRAVLVAGAEKVSVNSGAVKNPDIISQGAAAFGSQCIVLGMDVKRVEKSEKIPSGFEIVINGGRKFMGIDALEWAKTAEALGAGEICINSIDADGTKDGYDIELTRLIAESVTIPVIASGGAGHPDHMVEAVTEGRATAALIASIVHYGEYTIPELKKYMSDKGVHTRTTW, encoded by the coding sequence ATGCTGTGTAAAAGAATTATCCCCTGCCTCGATGTACGTGACGGTAGACTTACCAAGGGTATCAAATTCAAAGGCAACGTAGATATAGGCGACCCTGTTGCTACAGCCAAAAAATACTATGAAGAAGGAGCAGACGAGATCGTCTTTTATGACATCACCGCTTCATCTGAAAAACGTGGTATTTTTATTGATGTTGTTGAGCGTGTCGCATCTGAAATATTTATCCCCTTTTCAGTCGGTGGCGGTATAAATACCGTTGAAGATATGCGTGCCGTGCTGGTCGCCGGAGCAGAAAAAGTTTCGGTAAACTCCGGAGCGGTAAAAAATCCTGATATAATCAGTCAGGGAGCTGCGGCTTTCGGTTCACAGTGCATAGTTCTCGGAATGGACGTTAAGCGGGTAGAAAAATCAGAAAAAATTCCTTCAGGTTTTGAAATCGTTATTAACGGCGGAAGAAAATTCATGGGCATTGATGCTCTTGAATGGGCCAAAACAGCCGAGGCTCTCGGAGCTGGTGAAATCTGCATCAACTCTATTGATGCCGATGGAACCAAAGACGGCTATGATATTGAGCTGACCAGACTTATTGCCGAGAGTGTAACCATCCCGGTTATCGCTTCCGGTGGAGCCGGACATCCTGACCATATGGTGGAAGCTGTAACTGAAGGACGGGCCACAGCTGCACTTATCGCATCCATAGTTCACTATGGAGAATACACAATTCCTGAACTCAAAAAGTATATGTCAGATAAAGGTGTCCATACCAGAACAACCTGGT